One genomic window of Caenorhabditis elegans chromosome I includes the following:
- the C17F3.1 gene encoding Lipoprotein (Partially confirmed by transcript evidence): MFISVIFPLTFAFFLFFVFIKVGKSSENSVPVKPEKLRQAKMIIASFVLAITALPAIAIFCGGKKGAGESKEKPKEDVYEDLAPGDKK, translated from the exons atgTTTATTTCCGTGATCTTCCCATTAacctttgctttttttttatttttcgtgtttATAAAAGTCGGAAAATCGTCAGAAAATTCAGTTCCCGTTAAACCCGAAAAGCTTCGTCAAGCAAAGATGATAATTGCTTCtttc GTTCTCGCCATCACCGCCTTGCCCGCGATTGCCATTTTCTGCGGAGGAAAGAAAGGAGCCGGTGAATCTAAAGAAAAGCCAAAGGAGGATGTGTATGAGGATTTGGCACCAGGAGATAAGAAGTAA
- the ZC581.9 gene encoding Protein kinase domain-containing protein (Confirmed by transcript evidence) gives MVPSRPIVSPTLSSPLQGSGAAPLEKDYHSLEYRLTHGHWRIFNSKSVFGNKDASVLVFDKKSNVKAPPKLGKSKTYSMFDLIKYETQQLMGLIHPRILHMEHSLEETKDYISFATEQIFGNLENVVTDESLDRLEIKLGVLQIIDGMSYLHNSAKMLHGNLTPDAIYVTATKTWKIGGFSFAVNAKEPNCYPCYPWTKKLPPCLQPDLDFLAPENLAPGQTTVTSAADVFSLGVLICWIYAGGKRLIDAKSNLETYHIVVGQLDAALQCISNELGPNLKDSMAKVLSLDVEVRPTVQLLSLIKHFDDPCLSALRQLDDIAQVFDPSQKSHFLSQTLNVAIPHISESVWFNRVLPRFNEQLLELPEMYYPITKPLFHILEHCESHNIHKMKPWIRKLMEAAPHNKLLRAFILENMSALFRRLSDEFVEDKCLDVIILSLKSEDTSLQSSAVRGLPHVAEYLPVGFITKKLIPAIMGLPPFLHENVPRQLDLLAALAALSDRCDVSSIVHLFGCISLCNSSHPVIVHAKSRIVQRLVMRDPNRLKDSQLLSIHLLNPLVNGLACKDLSTFSCAHFDDVLSSVRILLDVLEQRRYEMEDRQEHKQSNHHLGLNRLGNRRVSMSSTNLPRVMISAARPSFSSDSRKMSFLSADGRLEDRGSRRESRDSRGSLESDMSIRIGNGSDISDDSCFSSHSAKGRRQSWLDGYGHSVSLEQNTNGFLETTSRNLGDRNSMNFKQRNARASERRARTRSPNAELDPQREQPPARPNSFTNLGHNIVLTYRNLLYKDHT, from the exons ATGGTTCCATCTCGTCCGATAGTGTCCCCAACACTATCCTCACCTTTGCAGGGCTCTGGAGCAGCTCCACTGGAGAAAGACTATCACTCATTAGAGTATCGACTCACACACGGACACTGGaggattttcaattcaaaaagtgtCTTTGGAAATAAG GACGCATCCGTTTTGGTTTTCGATAAAAAGAGCAATGTGAAAGCGCCgccaaaacttggaaaatcgaaaacctACTCAATGTTTGATCTCATCAA gtaTGAAACACAACAATTAATGGGTCTCATTCACCCAAGAATTCTTCACATGGAGCACAGTTTGGAAGAAACAAAAGACTATATTTCATTTGCCActgaacaaatttttggaaatttggaaaacgtgGTAACAGATGAATCACTCGATCGACTTGAGATTAAGCTCGGAGTACTTcag ATAATCGATGGAATGTCATATCTCCACAACTCAGCAAAGATGCTTCACGGAAATCTCACTCCAGACGCTATTTATGTAACTGCCACTAAGACTTGGAAAATTGGAGGATTCAGCTTTGCAGTTAATGCTAAAGAACCG AACTGCTACCCATGTTATCCGTGGACTAAAAAACTACCACCATGCTTGCAACCAGATCTCGATTTCCTTGCTCCAGAAAACTTGGCACCGGGCCAAACTACAGTGACAAGTGCAGCAGACGTATTCTCATTGGGTGTACTTATTTGCTGGATTTATGCTG GTGGAAAACGTTTAATCGATGCCAAAAGTAACCTGGAAACATATCATATAGTTGTCGGTCAACTCGATGCAGCACTTCAATGTATTTCAAATGAATTGGGACCAAATCTAAAAGATTCAATGGCTAAAGTGTTGTCTCTGGATGTGGAAGTTCGTCCAACCGTACAACTTCTTTCACTAATTAAGCATTTTGATGATCCATGTCTTTCTGCGTTGCGGCAACTTGATGATATTGCACAG GTGTTCGACCCATCTCAAAAATCGCATTTCTTGAGTCAAACTCTAAATGTAGCAATTCCCCATATTTCCGAATCAGTTTGGTTCAATCGGGTCTTACCACGATTTAATGAGCAATTATTGGAACTTCCTGAGATGTATTATCCGATAACAAAACCACTTTTCCACATACTCGAGCACTGTGAAAGTCACAATATTCACAAGATGAAACCATGGATTCGAAAGCTTATGGAGGCGGCTCCCCATAATAAACTG CTTCGAGcgtttattttggaaaacatgTCAGCTTTGTTTAGAAGACTATCAGATGAATTTGTGGAGGATAAGTGCTTGGATGTTATCATTTTATCACTCAAGTCCGAGGATACGTCGCTGCAG tcgagTGCAGTTCGAGGCCTTCCTCATGTCGCCGAGTACTTGCCAGTTGGATTTATCACCAAAAAACTGATTCCAGCAATAATGGGTCTCCCACCATTCCTTCATGAAAATGTACCTCGCCAGCTTGATCTACTTGCTGCGTTGGCAGCTCTTTCGGATCGTTGTGATGTTTCAAGTATTGTGCATTTATTCGGATGCATTTCACTTTGCAACTCATCTCATCCAGTTATTGTTCATGCAAAGTCAA GAATTGTTCAGCGCCTTGTCATGCGTGATCCGAATCGATTAAAAGACTCCCAACTTCTGAGTATTCATCTTTTGAATCCACTAGTCAATGGATTGGCATGCAAAGATTTGAGCACATTCAGCTGTGCTCATTTTGATGATGTATTAAGTTCTGTAAGAATTCTGCTTGATGTTCTTGAACAACGGCGATATGAAATGGAAGATCGTCAAGAACACAAACAAAGTAATCATCATCTTGGATTAAATCGTCTTGGAAATCGAAGAGTTTCAATGTCTTCTACTAACTTGCCACGTGTAATGATCAGCGCTGCCCGTCCTTCATTCTCATCTGATTCAAGAAAGATGTCATTCCTATCAGCAGATGGAAGACTAGAAGATAGAGGAAGTAGAAGAGAATCAAGAGATTCACGTGGAAGTTTGGAAAGTGATATGAGTATTCGAATAGGAAATGGTTCTGATATATCAGATGATTCATGTTTTTCAAGTCATTCCGCAAAAGGAAGAAGACAAAGTTGGTTAGATGGATATGGTCATTCGGTTAGCTTAGAACAGAATACAAAtggatttttggaaacaacTTCAAGAAACCTTGGTGATCGGAATAGTATGAA tttcaaacaGAGGAATGCGCGCGCCTCAGAAAGACGAGCCCGAACCCGATCTCCGAATGCTGAACTGGATCCTCAACGTGAACAACCACCTGCTCGACCAAACTCATTTACAAATCTCGGCCACAACATTGTTCTCACCTACCGTAATCTTTTGTACAAAGATCATACCTAG
- the ZC581.9 gene encoding Protein kinase domain-containing protein (Confirmed by transcript evidence) codes for MASSSNFMAPPPKMNKTSSMNSLRKTLGLKKPNNGELSMVPSRPIVSPTLSSPLQGSGAAPLEKDYHSLEYRLTHGHWRIFNSKSVFGNKDASVLVFDKKSNVKAPPKLGKSKTYSMFDLIKYETQQLMGLIHPRILHMEHSLEETKDYISFATEQIFGNLENVVTDESLDRLEIKLGVLQIIDGMSYLHNSAKMLHGNLTPDAIYVTATKTWKIGGFSFAVNAKEPNCYPCYPWTKKLPPCLQPDLDFLAPENLAPGQTTVTSAADVFSLGVLICWIYAGGKRLIDAKSNLETYHIVVGQLDAALQCISNELGPNLKDSMAKVLSLDVEVRPTVQLLSLIKHFDDPCLSALRQLDDIAQVFDPSQKSHFLSQTLNVAIPHISESVWFNRVLPRFNEQLLELPEMYYPITKPLFHILEHCESHNIHKMKPWIRKLMEAAPHNKLLRAFILENMSALFRRLSDEFVEDKCLDVIILSLKSEDTSLQSSAVRGLPHVAEYLPVGFITKKLIPAIMGLPPFLHENVPRQLDLLAALAALSDRCDVSSIVHLFGCISLCNSSHPVIVHAKSRIVQRLVMRDPNRLKDSQLLSIHLLNPLVNGLACKDLSTFSCAHFDDVLSSVRILLDVLEQRRYEMEDRQEHKQSNHHLGLNRLGNRRVSMSSTNLPRVMISAARPSFSSDSRKMSFLSADGRLEDRGSRRESRDSRGSLESDMSIRIGNGSDISDDSCFSSHSAKGRRQSWLDGYGHSVSLEQNTNGFLETTSRNLGDRNSMNFKQRNARASERRARTRSPNAELDPQREQPPARPNSFTNLGHNIVLTYRNLLYKDHT; via the exons ATGGCATCATCCTCAAACTTCATGGCTCCACCgccaaaaatgaacaaaacttCGTCGATGAATAGTCTGAGAAAGACTCTAGGACTCAAGAAACCTAATAATGGA gAGCTCTCAATGGTTCCATCTCGTCCGATAGTGTCCCCAACACTATCCTCACCTTTGCAGGGCTCTGGAGCAGCTCCACTGGAGAAAGACTATCACTCATTAGAGTATCGACTCACACACGGACACTGGaggattttcaattcaaaaagtgtCTTTGGAAATAAG GACGCATCCGTTTTGGTTTTCGATAAAAAGAGCAATGTGAAAGCGCCgccaaaacttggaaaatcgaaaacctACTCAATGTTTGATCTCATCAA gtaTGAAACACAACAATTAATGGGTCTCATTCACCCAAGAATTCTTCACATGGAGCACAGTTTGGAAGAAACAAAAGACTATATTTCATTTGCCActgaacaaatttttggaaatttggaaaacgtgGTAACAGATGAATCACTCGATCGACTTGAGATTAAGCTCGGAGTACTTcag ATAATCGATGGAATGTCATATCTCCACAACTCAGCAAAGATGCTTCACGGAAATCTCACTCCAGACGCTATTTATGTAACTGCCACTAAGACTTGGAAAATTGGAGGATTCAGCTTTGCAGTTAATGCTAAAGAACCG AACTGCTACCCATGTTATCCGTGGACTAAAAAACTACCACCATGCTTGCAACCAGATCTCGATTTCCTTGCTCCAGAAAACTTGGCACCGGGCCAAACTACAGTGACAAGTGCAGCAGACGTATTCTCATTGGGTGTACTTATTTGCTGGATTTATGCTG GTGGAAAACGTTTAATCGATGCCAAAAGTAACCTGGAAACATATCATATAGTTGTCGGTCAACTCGATGCAGCACTTCAATGTATTTCAAATGAATTGGGACCAAATCTAAAAGATTCAATGGCTAAAGTGTTGTCTCTGGATGTGGAAGTTCGTCCAACCGTACAACTTCTTTCACTAATTAAGCATTTTGATGATCCATGTCTTTCTGCGTTGCGGCAACTTGATGATATTGCACAG GTGTTCGACCCATCTCAAAAATCGCATTTCTTGAGTCAAACTCTAAATGTAGCAATTCCCCATATTTCCGAATCAGTTTGGTTCAATCGGGTCTTACCACGATTTAATGAGCAATTATTGGAACTTCCTGAGATGTATTATCCGATAACAAAACCACTTTTCCACATACTCGAGCACTGTGAAAGTCACAATATTCACAAGATGAAACCATGGATTCGAAAGCTTATGGAGGCGGCTCCCCATAATAAACTG CTTCGAGcgtttattttggaaaacatgTCAGCTTTGTTTAGAAGACTATCAGATGAATTTGTGGAGGATAAGTGCTTGGATGTTATCATTTTATCACTCAAGTCCGAGGATACGTCGCTGCAG tcgagTGCAGTTCGAGGCCTTCCTCATGTCGCCGAGTACTTGCCAGTTGGATTTATCACCAAAAAACTGATTCCAGCAATAATGGGTCTCCCACCATTCCTTCATGAAAATGTACCTCGCCAGCTTGATCTACTTGCTGCGTTGGCAGCTCTTTCGGATCGTTGTGATGTTTCAAGTATTGTGCATTTATTCGGATGCATTTCACTTTGCAACTCATCTCATCCAGTTATTGTTCATGCAAAGTCAA GAATTGTTCAGCGCCTTGTCATGCGTGATCCGAATCGATTAAAAGACTCCCAACTTCTGAGTATTCATCTTTTGAATCCACTAGTCAATGGATTGGCATGCAAAGATTTGAGCACATTCAGCTGTGCTCATTTTGATGATGTATTAAGTTCTGTAAGAATTCTGCTTGATGTTCTTGAACAACGGCGATATGAAATGGAAGATCGTCAAGAACACAAACAAAGTAATCATCATCTTGGATTAAATCGTCTTGGAAATCGAAGAGTTTCAATGTCTTCTACTAACTTGCCACGTGTAATGATCAGCGCTGCCCGTCCTTCATTCTCATCTGATTCAAGAAAGATGTCATTCCTATCAGCAGATGGAAGACTAGAAGATAGAGGAAGTAGAAGAGAATCAAGAGATTCACGTGGAAGTTTGGAAAGTGATATGAGTATTCGAATAGGAAATGGTTCTGATATATCAGATGATTCATGTTTTTCAAGTCATTCCGCAAAAGGAAGAAGACAAAGTTGGTTAGATGGATATGGTCATTCGGTTAGCTTAGAACAGAATACAAAtggatttttggaaacaacTTCAAGAAACCTTGGTGATCGGAATAGTATGAA tttcaaacaGAGGAATGCGCGCGCCTCAGAAAGACGAGCCCGAACCCGATCTCCGAATGCTGAACTGGATCCTCAACGTGAACAACCACCTGCTCGACCAAACTCATTTACAAATCTCGGCCACAACATTGTTCTCACCTACCGTAATCTTTTGTACAAAGATCATACCTAG
- the ZC581.9 gene encoding Protein kinase domain-containing protein (Confirmed by transcript evidence), which produces MSTPSRNRATVPQRGTVAIAAASAAIAVHPPVRCRASTNSYKELSMVPSRPIVSPTLSSPLQGSGAAPLEKDYHSLEYRLTHGHWRIFNSKSVFGNKDASVLVFDKKSNVKAPPKLGKSKTYSMFDLIKYETQQLMGLIHPRILHMEHSLEETKDYISFATEQIFGNLENVVTDESLDRLEIKLGVLQIIDGMSYLHNSAKMLHGNLTPDAIYVTATKTWKIGGFSFAVNAKEPNCYPCYPWTKKLPPCLQPDLDFLAPENLAPGQTTVTSAADVFSLGVLICWIYAGGKRLIDAKSNLETYHIVVGQLDAALQCISNELGPNLKDSMAKVLSLDVEVRPTVQLLSLIKHFDDPCLSALRQLDDIAQVFDPSQKSHFLSQTLNVAIPHISESVWFNRVLPRFNEQLLELPEMYYPITKPLFHILEHCESHNIHKMKPWIRKLMEAAPHNKLLRAFILENMSALFRRLSDEFVEDKCLDVIILSLKSEDTSLQSSAVRGLPHVAEYLPVGFITKKLIPAIMGLPPFLHENVPRQLDLLAALAALSDRCDVSSIVHLFGCISLCNSSHPVIVHAKSRIVQRLVMRDPNRLKDSQLLSIHLLNPLVNGLACKDLSTFSCAHFDDVLSSVRILLDVLEQRRYEMEDRQEHKQSNHHLGLNRLGNRRVSMSSTNLPRVMISAARPSFSSDSRKMSFLSADGRLEDRGSRRESRDSRGSLESDMSIRIGNGSDISDDSCFSSHSAKGRRQSWLDGYGHSVSLEQNTNGFLETTSRNLGDRNSMNFKQRNARASERRARTRSPNAELDPQREQPPARPNSFTNLGHNIVLTYRNLLYKDHT; this is translated from the exons ATGAGTACACCGAGTCGAAACcgtgctacagtaccccaacgaGGTACGGTAGCAATTGCGGCCGCATCTGCTGCAATTGCCGTTCATCCACCTGTCCGATGCAGAGCTTCAACCAACAGTTACAag gAGCTCTCAATGGTTCCATCTCGTCCGATAGTGTCCCCAACACTATCCTCACCTTTGCAGGGCTCTGGAGCAGCTCCACTGGAGAAAGACTATCACTCATTAGAGTATCGACTCACACACGGACACTGGaggattttcaattcaaaaagtgtCTTTGGAAATAAG GACGCATCCGTTTTGGTTTTCGATAAAAAGAGCAATGTGAAAGCGCCgccaaaacttggaaaatcgaaaacctACTCAATGTTTGATCTCATCAA gtaTGAAACACAACAATTAATGGGTCTCATTCACCCAAGAATTCTTCACATGGAGCACAGTTTGGAAGAAACAAAAGACTATATTTCATTTGCCActgaacaaatttttggaaatttggaaaacgtgGTAACAGATGAATCACTCGATCGACTTGAGATTAAGCTCGGAGTACTTcag ATAATCGATGGAATGTCATATCTCCACAACTCAGCAAAGATGCTTCACGGAAATCTCACTCCAGACGCTATTTATGTAACTGCCACTAAGACTTGGAAAATTGGAGGATTCAGCTTTGCAGTTAATGCTAAAGAACCG AACTGCTACCCATGTTATCCGTGGACTAAAAAACTACCACCATGCTTGCAACCAGATCTCGATTTCCTTGCTCCAGAAAACTTGGCACCGGGCCAAACTACAGTGACAAGTGCAGCAGACGTATTCTCATTGGGTGTACTTATTTGCTGGATTTATGCTG GTGGAAAACGTTTAATCGATGCCAAAAGTAACCTGGAAACATATCATATAGTTGTCGGTCAACTCGATGCAGCACTTCAATGTATTTCAAATGAATTGGGACCAAATCTAAAAGATTCAATGGCTAAAGTGTTGTCTCTGGATGTGGAAGTTCGTCCAACCGTACAACTTCTTTCACTAATTAAGCATTTTGATGATCCATGTCTTTCTGCGTTGCGGCAACTTGATGATATTGCACAG GTGTTCGACCCATCTCAAAAATCGCATTTCTTGAGTCAAACTCTAAATGTAGCAATTCCCCATATTTCCGAATCAGTTTGGTTCAATCGGGTCTTACCACGATTTAATGAGCAATTATTGGAACTTCCTGAGATGTATTATCCGATAACAAAACCACTTTTCCACATACTCGAGCACTGTGAAAGTCACAATATTCACAAGATGAAACCATGGATTCGAAAGCTTATGGAGGCGGCTCCCCATAATAAACTG CTTCGAGcgtttattttggaaaacatgTCAGCTTTGTTTAGAAGACTATCAGATGAATTTGTGGAGGATAAGTGCTTGGATGTTATCATTTTATCACTCAAGTCCGAGGATACGTCGCTGCAG tcgagTGCAGTTCGAGGCCTTCCTCATGTCGCCGAGTACTTGCCAGTTGGATTTATCACCAAAAAACTGATTCCAGCAATAATGGGTCTCCCACCATTCCTTCATGAAAATGTACCTCGCCAGCTTGATCTACTTGCTGCGTTGGCAGCTCTTTCGGATCGTTGTGATGTTTCAAGTATTGTGCATTTATTCGGATGCATTTCACTTTGCAACTCATCTCATCCAGTTATTGTTCATGCAAAGTCAA GAATTGTTCAGCGCCTTGTCATGCGTGATCCGAATCGATTAAAAGACTCCCAACTTCTGAGTATTCATCTTTTGAATCCACTAGTCAATGGATTGGCATGCAAAGATTTGAGCACATTCAGCTGTGCTCATTTTGATGATGTATTAAGTTCTGTAAGAATTCTGCTTGATGTTCTTGAACAACGGCGATATGAAATGGAAGATCGTCAAGAACACAAACAAAGTAATCATCATCTTGGATTAAATCGTCTTGGAAATCGAAGAGTTTCAATGTCTTCTACTAACTTGCCACGTGTAATGATCAGCGCTGCCCGTCCTTCATTCTCATCTGATTCAAGAAAGATGTCATTCCTATCAGCAGATGGAAGACTAGAAGATAGAGGAAGTAGAAGAGAATCAAGAGATTCACGTGGAAGTTTGGAAAGTGATATGAGTATTCGAATAGGAAATGGTTCTGATATATCAGATGATTCATGTTTTTCAAGTCATTCCGCAAAAGGAAGAAGACAAAGTTGGTTAGATGGATATGGTCATTCGGTTAGCTTAGAACAGAATACAAAtggatttttggaaacaacTTCAAGAAACCTTGGTGATCGGAATAGTATGAA tttcaaacaGAGGAATGCGCGCGCCTCAGAAAGACGAGCCCGAACCCGATCTCCGAATGCTGAACTGGATCCTCAACGTGAACAACCACCTGCTCGACCAAACTCATTTACAAATCTCGGCCACAACATTGTTCTCACCTACCGTAATCTTTTGTACAAAGATCATACCTAG
- the ZC581.9 gene encoding Protein kinase domain-containing protein (Confirmed by transcript evidence) produces the protein MFEAIRRYSQELSMVPSRPIVSPTLSSPLQGSGAAPLEKDYHSLEYRLTHGHWRIFNSKSVFGNKDASVLVFDKKSNVKAPPKLGKSKTYSMFDLIKYETQQLMGLIHPRILHMEHSLEETKDYISFATEQIFGNLENVVTDESLDRLEIKLGVLQIIDGMSYLHNSAKMLHGNLTPDAIYVTATKTWKIGGFSFAVNAKEPNCYPCYPWTKKLPPCLQPDLDFLAPENLAPGQTTVTSAADVFSLGVLICWIYAGGKRLIDAKSNLETYHIVVGQLDAALQCISNELGPNLKDSMAKVLSLDVEVRPTVQLLSLIKHFDDPCLSALRQLDDIAQVFDPSQKSHFLSQTLNVAIPHISESVWFNRVLPRFNEQLLELPEMYYPITKPLFHILEHCESHNIHKMKPWIRKLMEAAPHNKLLRAFILENMSALFRRLSDEFVEDKCLDVIILSLKSEDTSLQSSAVRGLPHVAEYLPVGFITKKLIPAIMGLPPFLHENVPRQLDLLAALAALSDRCDVSSIVHLFGCISLCNSSHPVIVHAKSRIVQRLVMRDPNRLKDSQLLSIHLLNPLVNGLACKDLSTFSCAHFDDVLSSVRILLDVLEQRRYEMEDRQEHKQSNHHLGLNRLGNRRVSMSSTNLPRVMISAARPSFSSDSRKMSFLSADGRLEDRGSRRESRDSRGSLESDMSIRIGNGSDISDDSCFSSHSAKGRRQSWLDGYGHSVSLEQNTNGFLETTSRNLGDRNSMNFKQRNARASERRARTRSPNAELDPQREQPPARPNSFTNLGHNIVLTYRNLLYKDHT, from the exons atgttcgaagcTATTCGGAGATATTCTCAG gAGCTCTCAATGGTTCCATCTCGTCCGATAGTGTCCCCAACACTATCCTCACCTTTGCAGGGCTCTGGAGCAGCTCCACTGGAGAAAGACTATCACTCATTAGAGTATCGACTCACACACGGACACTGGaggattttcaattcaaaaagtgtCTTTGGAAATAAG GACGCATCCGTTTTGGTTTTCGATAAAAAGAGCAATGTGAAAGCGCCgccaaaacttggaaaatcgaaaacctACTCAATGTTTGATCTCATCAA gtaTGAAACACAACAATTAATGGGTCTCATTCACCCAAGAATTCTTCACATGGAGCACAGTTTGGAAGAAACAAAAGACTATATTTCATTTGCCActgaacaaatttttggaaatttggaaaacgtgGTAACAGATGAATCACTCGATCGACTTGAGATTAAGCTCGGAGTACTTcag ATAATCGATGGAATGTCATATCTCCACAACTCAGCAAAGATGCTTCACGGAAATCTCACTCCAGACGCTATTTATGTAACTGCCACTAAGACTTGGAAAATTGGAGGATTCAGCTTTGCAGTTAATGCTAAAGAACCG AACTGCTACCCATGTTATCCGTGGACTAAAAAACTACCACCATGCTTGCAACCAGATCTCGATTTCCTTGCTCCAGAAAACTTGGCACCGGGCCAAACTACAGTGACAAGTGCAGCAGACGTATTCTCATTGGGTGTACTTATTTGCTGGATTTATGCTG GTGGAAAACGTTTAATCGATGCCAAAAGTAACCTGGAAACATATCATATAGTTGTCGGTCAACTCGATGCAGCACTTCAATGTATTTCAAATGAATTGGGACCAAATCTAAAAGATTCAATGGCTAAAGTGTTGTCTCTGGATGTGGAAGTTCGTCCAACCGTACAACTTCTTTCACTAATTAAGCATTTTGATGATCCATGTCTTTCTGCGTTGCGGCAACTTGATGATATTGCACAG GTGTTCGACCCATCTCAAAAATCGCATTTCTTGAGTCAAACTCTAAATGTAGCAATTCCCCATATTTCCGAATCAGTTTGGTTCAATCGGGTCTTACCACGATTTAATGAGCAATTATTGGAACTTCCTGAGATGTATTATCCGATAACAAAACCACTTTTCCACATACTCGAGCACTGTGAAAGTCACAATATTCACAAGATGAAACCATGGATTCGAAAGCTTATGGAGGCGGCTCCCCATAATAAACTG CTTCGAGcgtttattttggaaaacatgTCAGCTTTGTTTAGAAGACTATCAGATGAATTTGTGGAGGATAAGTGCTTGGATGTTATCATTTTATCACTCAAGTCCGAGGATACGTCGCTGCAG tcgagTGCAGTTCGAGGCCTTCCTCATGTCGCCGAGTACTTGCCAGTTGGATTTATCACCAAAAAACTGATTCCAGCAATAATGGGTCTCCCACCATTCCTTCATGAAAATGTACCTCGCCAGCTTGATCTACTTGCTGCGTTGGCAGCTCTTTCGGATCGTTGTGATGTTTCAAGTATTGTGCATTTATTCGGATGCATTTCACTTTGCAACTCATCTCATCCAGTTATTGTTCATGCAAAGTCAA GAATTGTTCAGCGCCTTGTCATGCGTGATCCGAATCGATTAAAAGACTCCCAACTTCTGAGTATTCATCTTTTGAATCCACTAGTCAATGGATTGGCATGCAAAGATTTGAGCACATTCAGCTGTGCTCATTTTGATGATGTATTAAGTTCTGTAAGAATTCTGCTTGATGTTCTTGAACAACGGCGATATGAAATGGAAGATCGTCAAGAACACAAACAAAGTAATCATCATCTTGGATTAAATCGTCTTGGAAATCGAAGAGTTTCAATGTCTTCTACTAACTTGCCACGTGTAATGATCAGCGCTGCCCGTCCTTCATTCTCATCTGATTCAAGAAAGATGTCATTCCTATCAGCAGATGGAAGACTAGAAGATAGAGGAAGTAGAAGAGAATCAAGAGATTCACGTGGAAGTTTGGAAAGTGATATGAGTATTCGAATAGGAAATGGTTCTGATATATCAGATGATTCATGTTTTTCAAGTCATTCCGCAAAAGGAAGAAGACAAAGTTGGTTAGATGGATATGGTCATTCGGTTAGCTTAGAACAGAATACAAAtggatttttggaaacaacTTCAAGAAACCTTGGTGATCGGAATAGTATGAA tttcaaacaGAGGAATGCGCGCGCCTCAGAAAGACGAGCCCGAACCCGATCTCCGAATGCTGAACTGGATCCTCAACGTGAACAACCACCTGCTCGACCAAACTCATTTACAAATCTCGGCCACAACATTGTTCTCACCTACCGTAATCTTTTGTACAAAGATCATACCTAG